Within the Fischerella sp. PCC 9605 genome, the region AAATTCGGGAACCACCCAGGCAGAATTTTATATAACGCTTTGATGCGATTGGGATAGGAATATAACCGCAATCATTGGCAAAACACAAACTTTAGTAAAACTTAATTATATGCTTGTTAGTCAATCGTACCTGATAGCTAGTTTGAACGGAACAATAATAATTACATTATTGTGATTAGCAAAGTATATCATTGGTTTCTATACTCATGTACTACTTTGCTCAAGCTTAACTAGCTACTTAGTACAGTTTACTGAAAATAAACTAAAGATTTTTTTAACTAATTATTTTGTTGCCTCTGACGATAATTTTTAACTGAAGCTCTTACACCTCAAATCCTCTTTTATGACTTTTGCTACTGCTGTAATTTTGTCTACGATACCACAATAGAAAAACCCTTCTCCTTACAAAACCGAGATATATCGAAATATTTTTGATAGATGGCATCAGACTTGCAAAGGTTGAATCAGTATTTTTTATTCAACCAGAGTGATAAAAGAGGACTAGAGGATATGTATTTATCAATCAAGCTATTACGCATCTCATTTGCTTACCTTGAATGTTATGGACAAGTAAATGCTAACAGTTATTTTGATTGTATAGTAAAAATAATAACATATTTTTTACCAAGTTAAGTATTTATATGTGTAAAAAAGATCGAGCTTTAAGCTTGATTTACGACTTTCTAGAAAATAAATGTATTATTTATTACCTTAAATTTAAAGTAGTAAATATAACAATCTTCCTGGAAATTTTTTAATATAAAAATTAATTTGAAACATGCTAATATACACATGCGGATAGGTCTTATAGCAAAAAACTATCTAAAGAATGATGTTGAATAATGTAAAATATGAATCAATACACATGTTCTCTAGAGCCTTGAGGAGAAAGAAATGAAAGCGGCGGCTACCTAGCTGGTATCTGCTGCTATGAACAGAGAGAAGTATCGTCAACCTCTCTAAAATGAATCAAATGCAGTACAAGAAATAAACTGTCAATTTGTGAGTAATTTATGGTTACATGTGTGAATTCCTGCACCCTTGACAACTTCACATACCAACTTGTGTTTATTCAAGTTGGTGCGCCTTGCTAATGTAGCCAGAGAATCAACAGAGACTTCTTTATGCCTTAGGAAACTCCTGCATAGTTGGAAACTCATATATTGCTGGGAGTGGATAAAATACGATCTATTGTCCAGACCTTATTTCCTCCATTAGCGACTTGAAGAAGTTCAGCGTCATTCGCTCATATACAGTATAGAGCGATGATACCGAATAGTTTTTATGTAGAGACATGCCAGCTTGTTGGAGCTTACTTTTGAAAACAAAAGATATATCCATGCTTGAATGAAAGCTGAATAAGGATTTTTGGCTGACAATTGTTGGCTTCCACTTAAGCTTCAGGTTGTTTCATGTTTATCTGTTTCTCCGGTAAACCCCTACATCAACTCATAAATTATTTCTGAGGCGATCTGTTTTTTTGCTTGGCACTACTCGTCACAATTTTAAGTGCTTATGAATCGAAATTAAAGGAAAGTTAACTTGATAATGTAATGAACAAGCTTAATTTCTATACATTTGTAAACTAAGAAAATAGTGTAATGACTTGGGAGGATAAGTACCGATGAAAGCATTTATATAAATAACTTTTGTAAAAACAAAAACCTTTATCCTAACTTCACGATTTTTATCAAGTTTTCTTGTCAATTTCTCATAAATACTTTTATTGATGGCTCTTGTATTGGTGAAAATAATGTCAGCAATATTTAATTTTTAAAGATTTCTTGAAGCACAAGTAAAATGCTTGTTTTTTTGTAGAAAGCAGACTAATTTACGTTTTAAAATTCACATAACTCGATCTACGCGAAAATACTTGTATACCTTTGATGAAAGTAATTCTCTTCTTTTTTCCATTTTAGTTTATCAATCTGAAGACGCAAGCCAAGACTATTCACATTGCCCTGTATTGCCTATATCTACTAATTGAATACATTGATTAGCAAAGATAAATTTTGCATACCAGTTAATTAGTAACTTAAACAGCAACAACGGCGTCTGGAAAATATTTGTACAGGATAGAGCCGATGACACTCAGTGAATGGATGAATCAAAAATTATCTCAATCTAGCTCTACTCGTTTAGAAGCTAAAAGCCAGCAGGTACTGGAAACTGATAAGGCCATAAAATTGTCTGTAATTACTCAGTTTTTTCCTCCAGATTACGCTGCTACGGGACAGCTGATCGAAGAACTGGTGAGACAACTAGGACAGGAAGGGGTAGATATTGAAGTTTTCACAAGTCAGCCAGGATATGCATTTAAATCTTCCAATGCTCCAGCAATTGAAAAATTGGGTCGAGTGCGAGTGCAGCGATCGCGTACCGCCCAACTTTGGCCGGGACGAATTCGTGGCAAGGCAGTCAATGGAGTTCTGTTTACCTTGCGTGCTGCACTTCATCTGCTCAGAAACGGCCGTCGCTACAATATCTTGTTACTGACTACAGCACCACCATTTTTACCAATCTTGGGATATCTGGCTTATGCTTTGTTCTGGCTTCCTTATGTCTGCATACTCTATGACCTTTATCCAGATATTGCGATCGCCCTCAAAGTAATCCCAGCAGACCATTGGCTAGCAAGATTTTGGCGGAGGCTTAATCGGCTAGTTTGGCAAAAAGCCAGAGCGATCGTAGTTCTCAGCCCTGCTATGAAACTGCGAGTGATTGCTACTTGCCCGCAGGTAGCGGATAAAGTTTTTGTAATTCACAGTTGGGGAGATCCCGATTTGATTGTACCCATTGCCAAGCAAGAAAACTGGTTTGCTTGGAAGTATAACTTGGTTAATAAATTTACCGTACTCTACTCCGGTAACATGGGTCGCTGTCATGACATGGATACCATCTTGGAAGCAGCGAAACTACTGCAAGATGAGCCAATTCAATTTGTGTTTGTCGGTGGTGGAGCAAAAAGCGAGGAGTTAATTAAGCAGGTAAATCGACTAGGACTAAAAAATTTCATATTTTTGCCTTATCAAGATAAAGAAGTACTGCCCTATTCCTTAACAGCTGGCGATCTGTCTCTAGTTAGTGTTGATGCAGGTATGGAGAGTTTGGTTGCTCCTAGTAAGCTTTACCCAGTTTTAGCAGCCGCAAGACCAGTGGCAGTAATTTGTTCGCAGTATTCATACCTAAGACAAATGATTACAGATGCTAATTGTGGCGACACATTTGAAAATGGAGATAGTCATAGTTTGGCTGAGTTTATTCGCTTACTCAGTCAAGATCGGGAACTAGCTAAGCGCATGGGTAGGTCAGGTCGTCAGTACATGCGAGCACATTTCACGCCTGAGATCATATCTCAACAATATCTGGATGTTTTGCAAAAAAGCATTTACTTCGATAAATGGAATCAAAAGTAAAGAATGCCTAAAATCGGAGGTATTTACTGTTTACAATAGCATTATTACAGATGGATAAATCTTTGGTTCAAATGCAATTAGAGATAAAAAACTTGTAATTTAATGTTTTTGATTTTGTGTTTGAACTGTATCTTTTTTGAGCAAGAATCAAAATTTTTAAGGATATATTTTATTGGCTTATGGAGAATTAAATATTATGTAAACTGAATTGTGAAAAATTTATGCTCGGGACATAAATAGTTTGCTGTTAGCCACTATAACCCTTGTATTAAAGCATTTTCATTACTTATATGCATCATTTTAAAAATGTTTTGATTGAATTTCATGCAGCAAAAAAATGATGGAATAAATCGAGATAATATGATGTATAATAATTAATGAACGTACAAAATACTCAGTTAATTCGTTCACAAATTGGATGATTTGGCAATTGCAATCATAAAAACTTAATAAACATTTAAAATACAAGTAGTTGATTGTCAACGAGCTTGTCAGTTTTCCCAAACTAAATAATTGGGTTTCTGTAAATCTTATAGATTTGGTTTTGAATTAGGAGCTGGGCTTCGATGGTCTTTTGATCTCAGTCCCTCCAACGTAACCTTCTAACTGATGTAGGAGGCCGAAGTGCACAGAAGGTGCGATTGTAATAGGAAACGCTCAAAACGGCGAGCAATATACTGTCCAATACATAGATGCTATCTCGATAGTGTCAGTCAGAAATATCAACCATATGCCGATCGCGCAGGACAATTGCAGCAAAGAGGTATACCTCGACGAAATGCATTGATGTTGGTAGCGACTCAAACAACAGTTCCGCTAGAGGGAGAATGGATAGAAGCTTTTTGGTGCGAACAGTGTCAGCAAACAAAGTGGTATCACGTCTGCAAGGGTGAAAATAATACCTACGAAGTCAGGCAAGTACCTCCAGACCTATGGCAATACGCCATGGGAGCAATCGATTCTGAAGGGAATCCTTCAGTAGGGGAATTTACTCGCAGACATGCGCGACTAGTTGGCTTTAACGGTATCAAGGGTTTTCAATTTATAGGATAAATCAATTTGTTGTTTTTTGGTAGGAATGAAGCATTTGATGGTAAGTATTCATCATCAAACTGATGAATAGTCCTCCAAATGCTTCGCCCGTACTGTTTGTTGTACCCTGCACTCTCAGCACGTAGCCACTTGGGTGTAGGGTAGCCGAGTAAAGCACACAGCAGTCGCTACAACGGAGGAAACTTCCGTAAGGCGCTGCCTCAGTCTATAGGACAACCAACTACTGTACGAGCGGGTTTAGACATGACAATAGTGGACTTCAATGACGAAATATTTATTAAAACCCACCCCTACCAACCACCAACTACCAACAAATAACTACCGTTTATGAATAATCAAGAGATAGCCTCCCACCAAGAACTGGTAATTGAGGCAGGACATAGCGAGCGCCAGTATTGGCGAGACCTTTGGCGCTATCGGGAACTGTTTTATTTTCTGGCTTGGCGAGATATTTTAGTGCGCTACAAGCAAACAGCAATTGGTATTGCTTGGGCACTGATTAGACCATTTTTAACAATGGTAGTGTTCACAGTGGTATTCGGCAATATAGCCAAGTTGCCTTCGGGGGGTGTACCGTATCCGATTTTGGTATTTGCAGCCATGTTGCCTTGGCAGTTTTTCGCCAATTCCCTGACTGAGTGCAGTAACAGTTTAGTTACCAATGCCAACTTGATTTCTAAAGTTTACTTTCCCAGGTTGATTGTACCCACTAGTGCAGTAATTGTCAGCTTTGTGGACTTCATGATTTCTGGCATGATTCTGCTGGGGTTAATGGCATGGTACAACTTTGTACCAAGCTGGCGAATTCTGACGCTACCAGTGTTCATCTTGATTGCGTTTGCAGCAGCTATAGGTGCTGGGCTTTGGTTTGCAGCACTAAATGTTGAATATCGGGATTTTCGTTACGTTGTGCCATTTATTGTGCAGTTTGGCTTGTATATATCCCCTGTCGGCTTTAGTAGCAGTGTTGTGCCACCGCAGTGGCGTTTGCTTTATTCTTTGAACCCAATGGTAAGTGTTATCGATGGTTTTCGCTGGGCAATTTTAGGCGGAGAGTCAAAACTTGACTTGCCTGGATTTACCTTATCGCTAGGAATAGTTACATTTTTACTAGTAACTGGCATTTGGTACTTCCGCAAAATGGAACGGACATTTGCTGACGTAATTTAGGAAGGATCTGTGCAGATGTCTGAGAGTATCATTCGGGTAGAGAATTTAGGCAAAAAATATATCATTGCTCACCAACGGGAGAATGCAAGCCGCTATCAGTACAAGGCGCTACGGGATGTAATAGCCAATGGAGCTAAGTCACTCACTAAAAACTTATTCAAACCTGCCGGTAAAATCGTGCCCAACCCAACCCGGGAAGAATTTTGGGCATTAAAAGATGTTTCTTTTGAGATTAAGCAGGGTGAAGCCATTGGTGTGATTGGACGCAATGGTGCAGGTAAATCGACGCTTTTAAAAGTTTTGAGCCGTATCACCGAACCAACGCAAGGACGTATAGCTATCAAAGGCCGGGTAGCAAGTCTACTAGAGGTAGGAACAGGATTCCACCCAGAACTAACGGGGCGAGAGAATATCTACCTCAACGGTTCTATCATGGGGATGAGTAAGGCTGAGATTAAGAAGAAATTTGATGAAATTATAGCCTTTGCCGAAGTAGAAAAATTTTTAGACACACCAGTAAAGCGCTATTCTTCTGGAATGTACGTGCGTCTTGCCTTTTCTGTCGCCGCTCACCTAGAGCCAGAGATTTTGATTGTAGATGAAGTGCTAGCAGTAGGCGACTCCGCATTTCAAAAGAAATGCTTGGGAAAAATGGGGGATGTCGCAACCAAAGAAGGACGGACAGTCTTGTTCGTTAGCCATAGCATGCAAGCAATAGCTCAACTCACAAAGCGTTGCATACTGCTTTCTAAAGGTAATGTTCAGTTTGATGGCAATACTGACAAAGCAGTGCGGTTATATCTTGCTGGGCAAAAAGATGATTCCGAGCAAGCTGCTTATTACCAAGCTGCTGTAAACAAAACAGGCAACCACGTGCTTTGGGCACGTGTGCATACTTCCGAAGGACAAGGAATCCATTGCTGGGGTGAACCGATTACTTTTGAGTTTGCCCTACACGTGACTAAACCCCATGAAAGCCTGTGGTTCTCTTTTCAAGTAATAAGTGAGTTTCAACAACCTATTTGTATTTTCTGGTTTTACGATCCCCAAGCTCCGTTTCGCCGAGAGCCAGGGACATTTATTCTTCGATGTGAGATCCCAAAATTTAGGCTCTACATGGGTTCATACACCTTAACAACATGGTTTTCCGAGCGTCGCAGCAGTACTTTGTTAGAAAACCTCAAGGATATTTGCCCTTTTGAAGTCTCCATGCACAGTATTGAACGAGAAGAGTATCAATGGCAACGTGATGAATGTACGTATCTAGAAGATGCTGTTTGGAAAACAGTGGAGAAATATTAATTTCAACTTAAGTGAAAAAGGGAGATAAATAATGGCAGTAAATGATGATGTTAAGTTTGGCAGCAATGTGAAAATATTTCATCCCAATCTTGTCAACCTCTACGGTTGCACGATTGGTGATGGAACCAAGATTGGTACATTTGTAGAGATCCAGAAAAATGTCAGTGTAGGAAGTCGGTGTAAAATTTCATCACACAGCTTTCTGTGTGAGGGCGTCATTATTGAAGATGAAGTGTTTATTGGTCATGGTGTTATGTTTACTAATGACCTTTATCCACATGCTACTAATGAAGATGGCAGTTTAAAAACAGATGCTGACTGGTATGTGGTCAAGACGCGAGTGAAACGCTGTGCCTCAATTGGCAGTAATGCTACCATCCTGCCTGGGGTGATAATTGGAGAAAAAGCCATAGTCGGAGCTGGAGCAGTAGTGACTGATGATGTTCCCGATCATGCAATTGTAGTAGGAGTACCTGCTCGTGTCATCGGCGATGTACGCGATATTCGCACCTCATCCCCAGAAATGACAGCTAGCGGTTGTAGCTAAGCGATTCGGAAATACCATACGGGCAGTGTAGCAATTCATTTCCCAACTCAGCAATCTCAAAAAAAGATTAAAGATACAATTAATACCAAGCTTGAAATGCTAAGGAGTGTATTAAAGTTTGGAGATGAGTAAAAATTATTACATTTTCGCCCTGACACCGGAGCCTGATCAATTCAAAACAAGCCTTTAATTTGGTTATGGAAACCATTTACCAACACTCTTACCGATCGCGTAACCAATTCAAACATAGCTAGTTGAAAACATTCGCCCAGATCGTCACCCCACCAAATCTTTGTACTCCTAAGCCAAAGTGGTGGAAGGAGGGTGAGGAATTTTTATGAATACCATATCAAACGAAATTTATGTAATTTTCGATTTTCCTACCAGGAGCAACTGTAACTTGAGTAGCAGCTGATGCCAACAGCGATATTCGTAACCCTATAGGTTTCAAAAATGACAACTAGCGGCTTGTATTTGGTCATGTTGAGTGCTGGATTGACTGTGACAGCTAATATCTTGTTGCGAATTGGAATAGTTCGCGCTGGTGGATTGGGGGGGAATCCAACTGAACTGCTAAATTCTTTACTTCGCTTAGTGAGTCAACCATGTTTCGACATCGGTTTTTTATTGTATGGCTTAGCCAGCCTTGTATGGTTCCGAGTCATTTCTACTGAGCCACTTAATGTTGCATATCCACTCTTAGTCAGCATGACGTTCGTTTTGGTTACATTAGGTGCCACAGTTGTGTTTCATGAATCAATGTCGTTTCGACAGCTAGTTGGCTTGGCTGTAGTTCTAACCGGAATAATTCTTATTAGTGGGAAGTGATGGGAAACCTTATGAATATCGGTGTAATCGGTTATGGTTACTGGGGTCCGAATCTGGTCAGAAATTTTGCTGATATTCCAGGAGCGGAAGTAAGAACGGTCAGCGATTTTAAACCAGAACTCTTGGCCAAAGCACAGGCAAGATATCCAAAGATAAATGTGACGACAGATTGTCGAGACATATTTACAGACCCAAATATTGATGCTGTGGCAATCGCCACTCCAGTTTCCACTCACTTCGACTTGGCTTTAGCAGCATTGCAGGCTGGTAAGCACGTACTGGTAGAGAAACCAATGACTGTCTCATCAGAGCAAGCAATGCGGCTGATTGACGAAGCAGAACGACGTAATCTAGTGCTGATGGTGGATCACACCTTTGTCTACACCGGTGCGGTACGCAAAATGCAGGATTTAGTAGTCAATGGAATTTTAGGCGATATTTATTACTACGATTCTGTGCGCGTCAATCTAGGACTTTTCCAGCACGATGTTAACGTCATCTGGGATTTGGCAGTCCACGACCTGTCAATTTTAGACTATGTATTGCCATCCCAGCCTTATGCAGTTTCGGCAACAGGGATGAGCCACGTTCCCGGAGAGCCAGAAAACATCGCCTATTTGACCTTATTCTTTGAAGGCAACTTGATTGCTCATATCCATGTCAACTGGCTGGCACCTGTGAAAGTCCGCCGCACGCTGATAGGTGGTAGTCAAAAAATGATCGTTTACGATGACTTAGAACCTAGTGAAAAAGTCAAGATTTACGACAAAGGCATTACACTTAATGGCAATAATTCTGCTGAAAAGGTGTACCAAATGCTGATTGGTTACCGCACAGGCGATATGTGGTCACCCCATTTAGACGTGACAGAAGCACTGCGAACAGAAGGATTGCACTTTATTAATTGCATTGAAAAAGGCGATCGCCCCATCACTGATGGAGAAGCAGGACTGCGTGTAGTAAGGATTCTTGAAGCTGCTACCCAGTCAATTAAGCAGCACGGTCGATTAGTTGAACTTAACTTAGCAGAGGTAGCAGCGTGATTCCATTTGTAGACTTGAAAACTCAGTACTTAAGCATCAAAGACGAAATTGATACTGCTGTTTGGAAAGTACTGGATAGTACGCAATTTGTCTTGGGGAATGAAGTAACAGCTTTTGAGGAAGAATTTGCTGCATACTGCGATGCTGATTATGGTATTGCCGTCAATACAGGTACTAGCGCCCTCCACCTAGCACTGCTGGCAGCTGGCATTGGCCCCGGTGACGAAGTGATTACCGTACCTTTTACCTTTGTTGCCACCGTAGCAGCAATTGATTATACAGGTGCTAAGGCTGTTTTCGTAGATATTGACCCTACTTCCTACACGATAGATGTCACCCAAATTGAAAAAACCATAACTGAACGGACTAAAGCTATCCTGCCCGTACATTTGTACGGTCAACCAGCTGACATGGAACCAATTCTAGAAATTGCTCGCCGTTATGGTTTGACTGTAATAGAAGATGCCGCTCAAGCTCACCGAGCTGAGTATAAGGGGCGGCGAATAGGTAGCATTGGTGACATAGGCTGTTTCAGTTTTTACCCTGGTAAGAATTTAGGAGCTTATGGTGAGGGAGGCATAGTAGTAACAAGTAATCCAGAGTACGCCCGTACTATGCGAATGCTGCGCGACTGGGGACAAGAACGCAAATATCACCATGTTCTCAAGGGCTACAACTACCGTATGGATGGCATACAGGGAGCGATATTGCGGGTGAAGTTGCGCCATTTAGACAAGTGGACTGATGTGCGGAGGTCACATGCGGCTTTGTACGACAAACTCCTAGCAAACTCTGGGGTAACAACTCCTACAGTTATGCCCTACAGCCATCACGTATACCATATATATGCTGTGCGATCGCCCCAACGGGATGCACTGCAACAAAAGCTACACGAGCAGGGCATTCAAACAGGCATTCATTATCCCATTCCCGTACATTTGCTGGCAGCCTATCAAGGCTTGGGATACAAGGCTGGAGATTTTCCCAATTCCGAACTAGTAGCAAGTGAAGAGCTATCACTGCCGATGTGTGCAGAACTCTCTGAAGCACAGATCGCAACTGTGAGTGAGAGCGTAAAAGAGGGCATCAAAGCCCTATAAGTTTTTTGTCAATGTGTTTGATATTTATACTCTAGAGGCGACAGGGGCGTTTTATGCCTAATGTTTTAGAACAGTATGGCTATCTATGGCCGCGCACCAGTTTGCAGACATTACCAAATTGGCAAACTATAGAGGACAAACGTGTCTTTGTACGCGAACTGCCGGAAAGCTTAGAAGAACTATCCCTTGATAGTCGATGGCCTGGGTTTTTTCCTTCGCCAATTTGTTTTGTGACCACCGCTGATGGTACCCAAGTTGCCTTAGAAAAGGTCGTGGGAGCTTCAATCGTAAATCGGTTCCCCTATGTTTTGGCTCTCAGTTTTTGTACCAAAGAGTTATCAGAACGGCACCATATCCGACGTGCCTTTACTGATATGCTCGAAAGCAGCGGTAGCGTGGCTGTGCAATTTTTGCCTCCGGGTGAGGAACTGGACAGGGCAATGAATGCCATTACCAGCGTACCCGAAGAAAAGACTTACTCGCGAATAGCTTATTCGGGATTATCAACACGCAAAGCGTTGACAAATGACGCACCTGTTTTCGACTCCGCATACATGGTGTACGAGGCCAAACTGGTTAAGCCTGGTAAGGACTTTGAAGGTCAGTCGATTTATTCGCAACCTTGGGTTGATGTTGGTAGCCACAGAATTTATTTTCTAGAAATCAATGCGATTCAACTGCGACAAGACATAGCTGAAGGACGCAGTCAAATCCTCTGGCGCAGTCTTCCAGCTTGGAAACCGCAGCACGAACTCCAAGGGCCTGTGTTAGTGGAAGGAGATCCCGTTGAAGATGGCGGTTATAAGAAAGGATATACTC harbors:
- a CDS encoding ABC transporter permease, giving the protein MNNQEIASHQELVIEAGHSERQYWRDLWRYRELFYFLAWRDILVRYKQTAIGIAWALIRPFLTMVVFTVVFGNIAKLPSGGVPYPILVFAAMLPWQFFANSLTECSNSLVTNANLISKVYFPRLIVPTSAVIVSFVDFMISGMILLGLMAWYNFVPSWRILTLPVFILIAFAAAIGAGLWFAALNVEYRDFRYVVPFIVQFGLYISPVGFSSSVVPPQWRLLYSLNPMVSVIDGFRWAILGGESKLDLPGFTLSLGIVTFLLVTGIWYFRKMERTFADVI
- a CDS encoding acyltransferase encodes the protein MAVNDDVKFGSNVKIFHPNLVNLYGCTIGDGTKIGTFVEIQKNVSVGSRCKISSHSFLCEGVIIEDEVFIGHGVMFTNDLYPHATNEDGSLKTDADWYVVKTRVKRCASIGSNATILPGVIIGEKAIVGAGAVVTDDVPDHAIVVGVPARVIGDVRDIRTSSPEMTASGCS
- a CDS encoding ABC transporter ATP-binding protein, yielding MSESIIRVENLGKKYIIAHQRENASRYQYKALRDVIANGAKSLTKNLFKPAGKIVPNPTREEFWALKDVSFEIKQGEAIGVIGRNGAGKSTLLKVLSRITEPTQGRIAIKGRVASLLEVGTGFHPELTGRENIYLNGSIMGMSKAEIKKKFDEIIAFAEVEKFLDTPVKRYSSGMYVRLAFSVAAHLEPEILIVDEVLAVGDSAFQKKCLGKMGDVATKEGRTVLFVSHSMQAIAQLTKRCILLSKGNVQFDGNTDKAVRLYLAGQKDDSEQAAYYQAAVNKTGNHVLWARVHTSEGQGIHCWGEPITFEFALHVTKPHESLWFSFQVISEFQQPICIFWFYDPQAPFRREPGTFILRCEIPKFRLYMGSYTLTTWFSERRSSTLLENLKDICPFEVSMHSIEREEYQWQRDECTYLEDAVWKTVEKY
- a CDS encoding DegT/DnrJ/EryC1/StrS family aminotransferase yields the protein MIPFVDLKTQYLSIKDEIDTAVWKVLDSTQFVLGNEVTAFEEEFAAYCDADYGIAVNTGTSALHLALLAAGIGPGDEVITVPFTFVATVAAIDYTGAKAVFVDIDPTSYTIDVTQIEKTITERTKAILPVHLYGQPADMEPILEIARRYGLTVIEDAAQAHRAEYKGRRIGSIGDIGCFSFYPGKNLGAYGEGGIVVTSNPEYARTMRMLRDWGQERKYHHVLKGYNYRMDGIQGAILRVKLRHLDKWTDVRRSHAALYDKLLANSGVTTPTVMPYSHHVYHIYAVRSPQRDALQQKLHEQGIQTGIHYPIPVHLLAAYQGLGYKAGDFPNSELVASEELSLPMCAELSEAQIATVSESVKEGIKAL
- a CDS encoding flavin reductase, with the translated sequence MPNVLEQYGYLWPRTSLQTLPNWQTIEDKRVFVRELPESLEELSLDSRWPGFFPSPICFVTTADGTQVALEKVVGASIVNRFPYVLALSFCTKELSERHHIRRAFTDMLESSGSVAVQFLPPGEELDRAMNAITSVPEEKTYSRIAYSGLSTRKALTNDAPVFDSAYMVYEAKLVKPGKDFEGQSIYSQPWVDVGSHRIYFLEINAIQLRQDIAEGRSQILWRSLPAWKPQHELQGPVLVEGDPVEDGGYKKGYTPHYAFPSAGTIAFEADAVFHGMAVKYLPPLPEDQVEVDNDRARWPCFFPSSAGMITSWSPEGYPNLMPCGSTTIVSRHPLVITPCVSYARINERYAPRVSLDIIRKTGKFGCGVPFINDVVINAIRYAGNTSLAKDSQKIARAGLEVEPNEWAPVLPALPLHFDCQVIGEVTLGTHIMFLGEVRRIQVRADVTPENPIEWCPWADVVPSK
- a CDS encoding Gfo/Idh/MocA family protein, with the translated sequence MGNLMNIGVIGYGYWGPNLVRNFADIPGAEVRTVSDFKPELLAKAQARYPKINVTTDCRDIFTDPNIDAVAIATPVSTHFDLALAALQAGKHVLVEKPMTVSSEQAMRLIDEAERRNLVLMVDHTFVYTGAVRKMQDLVVNGILGDIYYYDSVRVNLGLFQHDVNVIWDLAVHDLSILDYVLPSQPYAVSATGMSHVPGEPENIAYLTLFFEGNLIAHIHVNWLAPVKVRRTLIGGSQKMIVYDDLEPSEKVKIYDKGITLNGNNSAEKVYQMLIGYRTGDMWSPHLDVTEALRTEGLHFINCIEKGDRPITDGEAGLRVVRILEAATQSIKQHGRLVELNLAEVAA
- a CDS encoding glycosyltransferase family 4 protein, producing MTLSEWMNQKLSQSSSTRLEAKSQQVLETDKAIKLSVITQFFPPDYAATGQLIEELVRQLGQEGVDIEVFTSQPGYAFKSSNAPAIEKLGRVRVQRSRTAQLWPGRIRGKAVNGVLFTLRAALHLLRNGRRYNILLLTTAPPFLPILGYLAYALFWLPYVCILYDLYPDIAIALKVIPADHWLARFWRRLNRLVWQKARAIVVLSPAMKLRVIATCPQVADKVFVIHSWGDPDLIVPIAKQENWFAWKYNLVNKFTVLYSGNMGRCHDMDTILEAAKLLQDEPIQFVFVGGGAKSEELIKQVNRLGLKNFIFLPYQDKEVLPYSLTAGDLSLVSVDAGMESLVAPSKLYPVLAAARPVAVICSQYSYLRQMITDANCGDTFENGDSHSLAEFIRLLSQDRELAKRMGRSGRQYMRAHFTPEIISQQYLDVLQKSIYFDKWNQK